From a region of the Corallococcus coralloides DSM 2259 genome:
- the pilM gene encoding type IV pilus assembly protein PilM, with protein MAKGKLALGLDIGSTSIKMIMLKEQRKRGEVGYALQSFGMKPLPPEAIVDGALMNSTAIVQAVQELMSELKVKGKDVAIGVSGHSVIIKKIQMPRMSQEELEESIQWEAEQYIPFDVKDVNIDTQILDGGGNDATGQMDVLLVAAKKDMINDYTTVVSEAGLAPVVVDVDAFAVQNMFSTNYELPDKETVVLINAGASVVNINIIANGVTVFTRDVTIGGNQFTEEIQKQLNVSYEEAEALKIGGNRADADAVVPQDVERVLSSVAEQVAGEIQRSLDFYAGTAADSNFTKVYLSGGTAKIPALFKTIEARTGVPVEILNPFRKIEVDNRKFDPAFIMDVAPMAAVAVGLALRRPGDKLG; from the coding sequence ATGGCGAAGGGCAAACTGGCACTCGGGCTGGATATCGGGTCGACGTCGATCAAGATGATCATGCTCAAGGAGCAGCGCAAGCGCGGTGAAGTCGGCTACGCGCTCCAGAGCTTCGGAATGAAGCCGCTGCCTCCCGAGGCCATCGTGGACGGCGCGTTGATGAACTCCACGGCCATCGTGCAGGCCGTGCAGGAGCTGATGTCCGAGCTGAAGGTCAAGGGCAAGGACGTCGCCATCGGCGTGTCCGGCCACTCGGTCATCATCAAGAAGATCCAGATGCCCCGCATGAGCCAGGAAGAGCTCGAGGAGAGCATCCAGTGGGAGGCGGAGCAGTACATCCCCTTCGACGTGAAGGACGTGAACATCGACACGCAGATCCTGGACGGCGGCGGCAACGACGCCACCGGCCAGATGGACGTGCTGCTCGTCGCCGCCAAGAAGGACATGATCAACGACTACACCACCGTGGTCTCCGAGGCGGGCCTCGCTCCGGTGGTGGTGGACGTGGACGCGTTCGCCGTCCAGAACATGTTCTCCACGAACTACGAGCTGCCGGACAAGGAGACCGTCGTCCTCATCAACGCCGGCGCCTCCGTGGTGAACATCAACATCATCGCCAACGGCGTCACCGTCTTCACCCGTGACGTGACCATCGGTGGCAACCAGTTCACCGAGGAGATCCAGAAGCAGCTCAACGTCTCCTACGAGGAGGCGGAGGCGCTGAAGATCGGCGGCAACCGCGCGGACGCGGACGCCGTCGTGCCGCAGGACGTGGAGCGGGTGCTCTCCAGCGTCGCGGAGCAGGTGGCCGGCGAAATCCAGCGCTCGCTGGACTTCTACGCGGGCACCGCCGCGGACTCGAACTTCACCAAGGTCTACCTGTCCGGCGGCACCGCGAAGATCCCCGCCCTGTTCAAGACCATCGAGGCGCGAACCGGCGTGCCGGTGGAGATCCTCAACCCGTTCCGGAAGATTGAAGTGGACAACCGCAAGTTCGACCCCGCGTTCATCATGGACGTGGCGCCCATGGCCGCGGTGGCAGTGGGACTGGCGCTCCGGCGCCCGGGCGACAAGCTGGGCTGA
- a CDS encoding prepilin peptidase, producing MTFTYAPGWAEPLFILFLFILGLCIGSFLNVVIARVPEGLSIVRPGSRCPKCGHVLSWYENIPVLSWLGLRGKCRGCGMRISPRYVLVELLTGLLFLACLKRFDWTYALVPALVLVFLLVPLTFIDLEHWILPLSLTVPGIVAGIVLAIPLGQDAVVNAVVGASVGFLTFRFMEYVGWKVFKKEALGGGDKFLVALLGAFLGWQSLLGILFFSSLQGSIVGVAMLAFTGRAGPRGEEKEDPSKAAAGEEPEEPASTMTWEFTKPGLPWWKRVALVIPCLLLQDIPDVTLDEETGEDQWEPGVTNIPFGPWLALAGLELMLLGPLLARVLSPEVAMMLGGTQ from the coding sequence GTGACGTTCACCTACGCGCCGGGCTGGGCCGAGCCCCTCTTCATCCTCTTCCTGTTCATCCTCGGCCTGTGCATCGGCTCGTTCCTCAATGTCGTCATCGCACGGGTGCCCGAAGGGCTGAGCATCGTGCGGCCCGGGTCCCGCTGCCCCAAGTGCGGGCACGTGCTCTCCTGGTACGAGAACATCCCCGTCCTGTCGTGGCTGGGGCTGCGCGGGAAGTGCCGCGGCTGCGGCATGCGCATCTCCCCGCGCTACGTCCTGGTGGAGCTGCTCACGGGGCTCCTCTTCCTCGCGTGCCTCAAGCGCTTTGACTGGACGTACGCGCTGGTGCCCGCGCTGGTGCTCGTGTTCCTGCTGGTGCCGCTCACCTTCATTGATCTGGAGCACTGGATCCTGCCCTTGTCGCTCACCGTGCCGGGCATCGTGGCGGGCATCGTGCTGGCCATTCCCCTGGGCCAGGACGCGGTGGTGAACGCGGTGGTGGGCGCGTCGGTGGGCTTCCTCACCTTCCGCTTCATGGAGTACGTGGGCTGGAAGGTCTTCAAGAAGGAGGCGCTGGGCGGCGGGGACAAGTTCCTCGTCGCGCTGCTGGGCGCGTTCCTCGGCTGGCAGTCGCTGCTCGGCATCCTCTTCTTCTCGTCGCTCCAGGGCTCCATCGTGGGCGTGGCGATGCTCGCCTTCACGGGCCGGGCAGGCCCTCGCGGCGAGGAGAAGGAGGATCCGTCCAAGGCCGCTGCCGGGGAGGAGCCGGAGGAGCCCGCGTCCACGATGACGTGGGAGTTCACGAAGCCCGGACTGCCCTGGTGGAAGCGGGTGGCGCTGGTGATTCCGTGCCTGCTCTTGCAGGACATCCCGGACGTGACCCTGGACGAGGAGACGGGCGAGGATCAGTGGGAGCCCGGGGTCACCAACATCCCCTTTGGCCCGTGGCTGGCGCTGGCGGGGCTGGAGCTGATGCTCCTGGGGCCGTTGCTCGCGCGCGTGCTGTCCCCGGAGGTGGCGATGATGCTCGGAGGGACGCAGTGA
- a CDS encoding ABC transporter ATP-binding protein, protein MTTPHPDAPPILAQGLAKTYKVGFWFNRTVRALQSLDLQVGSGQIYGLLGPNGAGKSTTIKILMNLVRPSSGVARIFGQPVDAASTRRLVGFLPENPAPYEYLTGREFVTLAGQLAGLSGQELDVRVKEVLGSVEMAGAEKLQIRRYSKGMVQRVALAQALVSRPKLLILDEPTSGLDPLGRRQMRDLILAEREKGTTVLFCSHIIPDVESLCDRLAVLVGGRLVREGSVRELVSAQVPTVEVVVEGMAPDAVKGLGVPLESLQALDGRVLLQVSDVDTQRLLSGVLGAGGRVNQVQPARFSLEQLFMNALKESGRASTVGGEINT, encoded by the coding sequence ATGACGACACCCCATCCTGACGCCCCTCCCATCCTGGCCCAGGGGCTCGCCAAGACCTACAAGGTCGGCTTCTGGTTCAACCGCACCGTGCGCGCCCTGCAGTCGCTGGACCTCCAGGTGGGGTCCGGGCAGATCTATGGCCTGCTCGGCCCCAACGGCGCGGGCAAGTCCACCACCATCAAGATCCTGATGAACCTGGTGCGCCCCAGCAGCGGGGTCGCGCGCATCTTCGGCCAGCCCGTGGATGCGGCCTCCACCCGGCGGCTGGTGGGCTTCCTGCCGGAGAACCCCGCCCCGTACGAGTACCTCACGGGCCGGGAGTTCGTGACGCTGGCCGGACAGCTCGCGGGCCTGAGCGGCCAGGAGCTGGACGTGCGCGTCAAGGAGGTCCTGGGCTCGGTGGAGATGGCGGGCGCGGAGAAGCTGCAGATCCGCCGCTACTCCAAGGGCATGGTGCAGCGCGTGGCGCTGGCCCAGGCGCTGGTGAGCCGGCCGAAGTTGCTCATCCTGGATGAGCCGACGAGCGGGTTGGATCCGCTGGGCCGCCGCCAGATGCGCGACCTCATCCTGGCGGAGCGGGAGAAGGGCACCACGGTCCTCTTCTGCAGCCACATCATCCCGGACGTCGAGTCGCTGTGCGACCGGCTGGCGGTGCTGGTGGGCGGACGGCTGGTGCGCGAAGGCAGCGTCCGGGAGCTGGTGTCCGCGCAGGTGCCCACCGTGGAGGTCGTGGTGGAGGGCATGGCGCCGGACGCGGTGAAGGGGCTGGGCGTTCCCCTGGAGTCGCTCCAGGCACTCGATGGCCGCGTGCTGCTCCAGGTGTCGGACGTGGACACGCAGCGGCTCTTGAGCGGCGTGCTGGGCGCCGGGGGCCGCGTGAACCAGGTGCAGCCGGCGCGGTTCTCGCTGGAGCAGCTGTTCATGAACGCGCTCAAGGAGTCCGGACGCGCGTCCACCGTGGGCGGGGAGATCAATACATGA
- a CDS encoding prepilin-type N-terminal cleavage/methylation domain-containing protein translates to MMMNRLFRKKGGFTLIELMIVVAIIGILAAIAIPNFIRFQAKSKQSEAKTNLKAIFTAQKAYFGEKDKYQVNFTVIGFDPEAGNRYSYGMAAGCAAAVDATPTARRAGAIDGCIGQDALKFPTAPPTADAVNAVGVIPDIPTCPNCYFNATAIGNVDNDPEGDTWGITSGTEAGQATLNNPCGIDEDTPNGLNLVAGEPSNAFNDVSCGG, encoded by the coding sequence ATCATGATGAACCGTCTCTTCCGGAAGAAGGGTGGCTTCACCCTCATCGAGCTGATGATCGTGGTCGCCATCATCGGCATCCTGGCCGCCATCGCCATCCCGAACTTCATCCGCTTCCAGGCGAAGTCGAAGCAGTCGGAGGCGAAGACGAACCTGAAGGCCATCTTCACGGCCCAGAAGGCGTACTTCGGTGAGAAGGACAAGTACCAGGTGAACTTCACGGTCATCGGCTTCGATCCCGAGGCCGGCAACCGCTACAGCTACGGCATGGCCGCGGGCTGCGCCGCCGCCGTCGACGCGACCCCCACGGCTCGTCGCGCTGGCGCCATCGATGGCTGCATCGGCCAGGACGCGCTGAAGTTCCCCACGGCGCCCCCCACCGCTGACGCCGTCAACGCGGTCGGCGTGATCCCGGACATCCCGACGTGCCCGAACTGCTACTTCAACGCCACGGCGATCGGCAACGTGGACAACGATCCCGAAGGTGACACGTGGGGCATCACGTCTGGCACCGAGGCGGGCCAGGCCACCCTCAACAACCCCTGCGGCATCGACGAGGACACCCCGAACGGCCTGAACCTGGTCGCGGGCGAGCCCTCCAACGCGTTCAACGACGTGAGCTGCGGCGGTTAA
- a CDS encoding sigma-54-dependent transcriptional regulator codes for MPLFRTVLVADDEPSIRHILTLVLTDKGYDVRAVADGDEALRELSTRAYDVLVTDVRMPKRDGLSVLRAALAEQPGLTVVVMSAYGSQEQALEAVQAGAYDYVQKPFKPEEIVLVLRKAEERERLVRENRRLHEARLPGASGSHILGHSAALQAVLKQVARVAPVDTTVLISGESGTGKELIARELHGKSRRAAMPFVAVNCGAIPHGLLESELFGHAKGAFTDARTARRGLFAEADGGTLFLDEVGELPLGAQVKLLRVLQEGEIRPVGESRVERVDVRVVAATLRDLGKLVTQGDFREDLYYRLNVVNLTLPPLRERREDIPLLAHAFLQRFNRDLNREPPVEGFTPEAEALMTAYAWPGNVRELENAMERAVLLAEGTHIAPGSLPEKLWAASAPAPAGTAPPLQAGSDLSLKRAIRELEESYIRAALRRTKGNRTRAAEVLDISHRALLYKIKEYGIDPDAEGART; via the coding sequence ATGCCCCTCTTCCGCACCGTCCTCGTCGCCGACGACGAGCCGTCCATCCGCCACATCCTCACCCTGGTGCTCACCGACAAGGGCTACGACGTGCGCGCCGTCGCCGACGGGGACGAGGCCCTGCGCGAGCTGTCCACGCGCGCCTACGACGTCCTGGTGACGGACGTGCGCATGCCCAAGCGCGACGGGCTGTCGGTGCTCAGGGCGGCGCTCGCGGAGCAGCCCGGCCTCACCGTGGTGGTGATGAGCGCGTACGGCTCCCAGGAGCAAGCGCTGGAGGCGGTGCAGGCGGGCGCCTACGACTACGTCCAGAAGCCCTTCAAGCCGGAGGAGATCGTCCTCGTCCTGCGCAAGGCGGAGGAGCGCGAGCGGCTGGTCCGCGAGAACCGCCGGCTGCACGAGGCCCGGCTCCCCGGCGCCTCGGGGAGCCACATCCTGGGGCACAGCGCCGCGCTCCAGGCGGTGCTCAAGCAGGTGGCGCGCGTGGCGCCCGTGGACACCACGGTGCTCATCTCCGGAGAGAGCGGCACGGGCAAGGAGCTCATCGCGCGCGAGCTGCACGGAAAGAGCCGCCGCGCCGCCATGCCCTTCGTCGCCGTCAACTGCGGCGCCATCCCCCACGGCCTGCTGGAGAGCGAGCTGTTCGGGCACGCGAAGGGCGCCTTCACCGACGCGCGCACCGCCCGCCGCGGCCTGTTCGCGGAAGCCGACGGCGGCACGCTCTTCCTCGACGAGGTGGGCGAATTGCCCCTGGGCGCGCAGGTGAAGCTGCTGCGCGTGCTGCAGGAGGGGGAGATCCGCCCGGTGGGCGAAAGCCGCGTGGAGCGCGTGGACGTGCGCGTGGTGGCCGCCACGCTGCGCGACCTGGGCAAGCTGGTGACCCAGGGCGACTTCCGCGAGGACCTCTACTACCGCCTCAACGTCGTGAACCTCACCCTGCCGCCCCTGCGCGAGCGCCGCGAGGACATCCCGCTGCTCGCCCACGCCTTCCTCCAGCGCTTCAACCGCGACCTCAACCGCGAGCCTCCGGTGGAGGGCTTCACCCCGGAGGCGGAGGCCCTGATGACGGCCTACGCCTGGCCGGGCAACGTGCGCGAGCTGGAGAACGCCATGGAGCGCGCGGTGCTGCTCGCGGAAGGCACCCACATCGCGCCTGGAAGCCTTCCGGAAAAGCTGTGGGCGGCTTCCGCACCCGCCCCGGCCGGGACGGCTCCGCCGCTACAGGCCGGGAGCGACCTGTCGCTCAAGCGCGCCATCCGGGAGCTGGAGGAGTCCTACATCCGGGCGGCGCTGCGGCGCACGAAGGGCAACCGCACCCGGGCGGCGGAGGTGTTGGACATCAGCCACCGGGCGCTCCTCTACAAGATCAAGGAGTACGGCATCGACCCGGACGCGGAGGGCGCCCGGACCTGA
- a CDS encoding sigma-54-dependent transcriptional regulator, translating into MSALHEGGPRGQVLVVDDELSMREYLEILLVRDGYAVTSVPTVAAACEVLARDSVDLVISDMKLGPGGSGLDVLRAARARKEPPEVVLITAFGTPSSAVEAMREGAYDYICKPFDNEELRQLVHKALEKRALRQENSTLKERLLPGLGGLMVGSSPRMRALWHLVEKVAPGRSTVLVTGESGTGKELVARAIHLRGQRAAQPFLPFNCGALNEGVLESELFGHMKGSFTGATHERPGLLVSAGEGTVMLDEVGEMPLSTQVKLLRVLQERKVKPVGSAAEIPFHARVIAATNRRLEAEVKAGRFREDLFYRLNVITLELPALRERPDDIAPLATHFLARLAEELGRPGLRFAPETLALMERYAFPGNVRQLQNMVERAATLSDSDLLGPTTLPPTVRGEAEPQARSGEAGEPAMGAGFNLERHLDDSERRHLLAALKQAQGVKTRAAELLGLSFRSFRYRLAKHGLTEELDEPTPRA; encoded by the coding sequence GTGAGCGCGCTCCATGAGGGGGGCCCGCGCGGCCAGGTGCTGGTGGTGGACGACGAGCTGTCCATGCGCGAGTACCTCGAAATCCTGCTCGTGCGGGACGGCTACGCGGTGACGAGCGTGCCCACGGTGGCGGCCGCCTGCGAGGTGCTGGCCCGGGACTCCGTGGACCTGGTCATCTCCGACATGAAGCTGGGCCCCGGCGGCAGCGGGCTGGACGTGCTGCGGGCGGCGCGCGCGCGCAAGGAGCCGCCGGAGGTGGTGCTCATCACCGCCTTCGGTACGCCCTCCTCCGCGGTGGAGGCCATGCGCGAGGGTGCCTACGACTACATCTGCAAGCCCTTCGACAACGAGGAGCTGCGGCAGCTGGTGCACAAGGCGCTGGAGAAGCGCGCGCTGCGCCAGGAGAACAGCACGCTGAAGGAGCGGCTCCTGCCGGGCCTGGGCGGGTTGATGGTGGGCTCCAGCCCCCGCATGCGCGCGCTGTGGCACCTGGTGGAGAAGGTGGCCCCGGGGCGCAGCACGGTGCTGGTGACAGGGGAGAGCGGCACCGGCAAGGAGCTGGTGGCCCGGGCCATCCACCTGCGCGGCCAGCGCGCCGCCCAGCCCTTCCTGCCCTTCAACTGCGGCGCCCTCAACGAGGGCGTGCTGGAGAGCGAGCTGTTCGGCCACATGAAGGGCTCCTTCACCGGCGCCACGCACGAACGTCCGGGCCTGCTGGTGTCCGCGGGCGAGGGCACGGTGATGCTGGACGAAGTGGGGGAGATGCCCCTGTCCACGCAGGTGAAGCTCTTGCGCGTGTTGCAGGAGCGCAAGGTGAAGCCCGTGGGCAGCGCGGCGGAGATCCCCTTCCACGCGCGCGTCATCGCCGCCACCAACCGCCGGCTGGAGGCGGAGGTGAAGGCGGGGCGCTTCCGGGAGGACCTCTTCTACCGGCTCAACGTCATCACCCTGGAGCTGCCCGCCCTGCGCGAGCGCCCGGACGACATCGCCCCGCTGGCGACCCACTTCCTGGCGCGCCTGGCGGAGGAGCTGGGCCGCCCGGGGCTGCGGTTCGCCCCGGAGACGCTGGCCCTGATGGAGCGCTACGCGTTCCCGGGCAACGTGCGCCAGTTGCAGAACATGGTGGAGCGCGCGGCCACGCTGTCGGACTCGGACCTGCTGGGGCCCACGACGCTGCCGCCCACGGTGCGCGGCGAGGCGGAGCCCCAGGCCCGCTCCGGCGAGGCCGGCGAGCCCGCGATGGGGGCGGGCTTCAACCTGGAGCGCCACCTGGACGACAGCGAGCGGCGCCACCTGCTGGCCGCGCTCAAGCAGGCGCAAGGGGTGAAGACGCGCGCCGCGGAGCTCCTGGGGCTGTCCTTCCGCTCCTTCCGCTACCGGCTGGCCAAGCACGGCCTCACCGAAGAGCTGGATGAGCCGACGCCCCGGGCCTGA
- a CDS encoding ABC transporter permease, with product MSAFSAMMWNGFREARRNRVTVVVGVFAAVVLLSSTLVTEVTVTTFDRVLTDFGLGMMSIILVFLAVFLSSSLLSREIERRTIFLVVSKPVSRTQFLLARLAGTMLTLGALLVAMTLVFLSQLLMFRAEITSTQLLASAGLWFELLVISSVGILFSSFAGPAVSAIATTGLYFTGHLTGDLYAIASRSESTFIQVLGKTIYYALPNLERVNFRPQATYALPVDASTFLSGAAYSVAWAGVLIALATVIFERRDFR from the coding sequence ATGAGCGCCTTCAGCGCGATGATGTGGAATGGCTTTCGCGAGGCGCGCCGCAACCGGGTGACGGTGGTGGTGGGCGTGTTCGCCGCGGTGGTGCTGCTGTCCTCCACGCTGGTGACGGAGGTGACGGTCACCACGTTCGACCGCGTGCTGACGGACTTCGGCCTGGGGATGATGAGCATCATCCTTGTCTTCCTGGCGGTGTTCCTGTCGAGCAGCCTGCTGAGCCGCGAAATCGAGCGGCGCACCATCTTCCTGGTGGTGAGCAAGCCCGTGTCCCGCACGCAGTTCCTGCTGGCGCGGCTGGCCGGCACCATGCTGACACTGGGCGCGCTGCTGGTGGCGATGACGCTCGTCTTCCTCAGTCAACTGCTGATGTTCCGCGCGGAGATCACCTCCACGCAGCTGCTGGCGAGCGCGGGGCTGTGGTTCGAGCTGCTGGTCATCAGCAGCGTGGGCATCCTCTTCTCCAGCTTCGCGGGCCCGGCGGTGTCGGCCATCGCCACCACGGGCCTGTACTTCACCGGGCACCTGACGGGCGACCTCTACGCCATCGCCAGCCGCTCGGAGAGCACGTTCATCCAGGTGCTGGGGAAAACCATCTATTACGCGCTGCCCAACCTGGAGCGGGTGAACTTCCGTCCGCAGGCCACGTACGCGCTGCCGGTGGACGCCAGCACCTTCCTGTCCGGCGCGGCCTACAGCGTCGCGTGGGCGGGCGTGCTCATCGCCCTGGCCACCGTCATCTTCGAGCGGCGCGACTTCCGCTGA
- a CDS encoding efflux ABC transporter accessory factor PilG, whose product MRKLPLLRFVPGLLLVALLSAPPIPPRRKGGGPLLPRPDLLKALFTAQKGLVTDYFWILMLNRIGSAVRPEDYLHVSDYAELVTNLDPKFRQAYLYGGITIPVYTGKGGYLNTAESTALLRKGVANVPHDQPLTFQLAYNLMFFERKYKEAADLIQEMSRWEGAPPYFAALATRLYAQSGDFDASMSLTLALRDSAEDEESRAFYEQRIQEIQQERVLRGIDEAIARYRAREGRLPDTLPALVTAGDLRMIPADPLGGEFFLGEDGRAYSNASRFRLELIHDEKDESGERILPKPRTTQAP is encoded by the coding sequence ATGCGAAAGCTGCCCCTGCTGCGATTCGTTCCGGGACTGCTGCTGGTAGCCCTCCTGTCCGCGCCGCCCATTCCCCCGCGCAGGAAAGGTGGCGGCCCCCTGCTCCCACGCCCCGACCTGCTCAAGGCGCTGTTCACCGCGCAGAAGGGGCTGGTGACGGACTACTTCTGGATCCTCATGCTCAACCGCATTGGCAGCGCGGTGCGGCCGGAGGACTACCTCCACGTCTCCGACTACGCGGAGCTGGTGACGAACCTGGATCCGAAGTTCCGGCAGGCGTACCTCTACGGAGGCATCACCATCCCCGTCTACACGGGCAAGGGCGGCTACCTCAACACGGCGGAGTCCACGGCCCTGTTGCGCAAGGGCGTGGCGAACGTCCCGCACGACCAGCCGCTGACCTTCCAGCTCGCGTACAACCTGATGTTCTTCGAGCGGAAGTACAAGGAAGCCGCGGACCTCATCCAGGAGATGTCCCGGTGGGAGGGGGCCCCGCCCTACTTCGCCGCGCTCGCGACGCGGCTGTACGCACAGTCCGGTGACTTCGACGCGAGCATGTCGTTGACCCTGGCGCTGCGCGACAGCGCGGAGGACGAGGAGTCGCGCGCCTTCTACGAGCAGCGCATCCAGGAGATCCAGCAGGAGCGCGTGCTCCGGGGCATCGACGAGGCCATCGCCCGCTACCGCGCTCGCGAGGGACGCCTGCCCGACACGCTGCCCGCGCTGGTGACCGCGGGCGACCTGCGAATGATTCCCGCGGATCCGCTGGGCGGGGAGTTCTTCCTGGGCGAGGACGGCCGGGCCTACTCCAACGCCTCCAGGTTCCGGCTGGAGCTCATCCACGACGAGAAGGACGAAAGCGGCGAACGCATCCTGCCCAAGCCCCGGACGACCCAAGCGCCATGA
- a CDS encoding sensor histidine kinase: protein MKWRIASVAFLLGSLSTGLSWLTLQPVLIRLLDTARRLALPGSLDMESLARIRAFLPLALGLDLLVLTLLAYGVLDLAVGRPLRAMEKSVEQLGRLQLDVPLSGQGGPLLSRIQRELQRMAEALRQEQALTRAQLEALREANARLARAQTELVASERLATVGKLAAGVAHEVGNPLAGILGYLSLARSRAQGPELKDFLERIDHEVLRIDRIVRGLLDLGRPASTQPGPVDVGQVVETCVRLVRAGPELDRVEVTLDVAPGLLARADPGPLSQILINLLLNAAQAMGGEGRVRISTRREEALVLVEVEDSGPGLSPEVRAHLFEPFFTTKGRQGTGLGLAVSLNLAQGMGGRLDARDGAGGGACFRLSLPAA, encoded by the coding sequence ATGAAGTGGCGCATCGCCAGCGTGGCGTTCCTCTTGGGCTCGCTGTCCACGGGCCTGTCGTGGCTGACGCTGCAGCCGGTGCTCATCCGCCTGCTGGACACGGCGCGCCGGCTGGCGCTGCCGGGGTCGCTGGACATGGAGAGCCTCGCGCGGATCCGCGCCTTCCTGCCGCTGGCGCTGGGGTTGGATCTGCTGGTGCTGACGCTGCTGGCCTACGGCGTGCTGGACCTGGCGGTGGGCCGCCCGCTGCGCGCCATGGAGAAGTCCGTGGAGCAGCTGGGCCGGCTGCAGCTGGACGTGCCGCTCTCCGGGCAGGGAGGGCCGCTCCTGTCGCGCATCCAGCGCGAGCTCCAGCGCATGGCGGAGGCGCTGCGTCAGGAACAGGCCCTCACGCGCGCGCAGCTGGAGGCGCTGCGCGAGGCGAACGCCCGGCTCGCGAGGGCGCAGACGGAGCTCGTCGCCTCCGAGCGCCTGGCCACGGTGGGAAAGCTGGCCGCGGGCGTGGCGCACGAGGTGGGCAATCCGCTGGCGGGCATCCTGGGCTATCTCTCCCTGGCCCGCTCCAGGGCGCAGGGGCCGGAGCTCAAGGACTTCCTGGAGCGCATCGACCATGAAGTGCTCCGCATCGACCGCATCGTGCGGGGGCTTTTGGACCTGGGCCGCCCGGCCAGCACCCAGCCCGGGCCGGTGGACGTGGGGCAGGTGGTGGAGACGTGCGTGCGGCTGGTGCGCGCCGGGCCGGAGCTGGACCGGGTGGAGGTCACCCTGGACGTGGCGCCCGGCCTGCTGGCCCGCGCGGATCCGGGCCCGCTGTCGCAGATCCTCATCAACCTGCTGCTCAACGCCGCCCAGGCCATGGGGGGCGAGGGCCGCGTGCGCATCTCCACCCGGCGCGAGGAAGCGCTCGTCCTGGTGGAGGTGGAGGACAGCGGCCCGGGCCTGTCGCCGGAGGTGCGAGCGCACCTCTTCGAGCCGTTCTTCACCACCAAGGGCCGGCAGGGCACGGGCCTGGGACTCGCGGTGTCCCTGAATCTGGCCCAGGGCATGGGCGGCCGGCTGGACGCGCGCGACGGGGCGGGCGGCGGCGCGTGCTTCCGGCTATCGCTGCCAGCGGCCTGA